One window of Jannaschia sp. CCS1 genomic DNA carries:
- the trpA gene encoding tryptophan synthase subunit alpha gives MTRIDDTFARLSASGKKAFVSYIMAGDPDYATSLEVMRGLPAAGVDIIELGLPFTDPMADGSTIQLAGQRALDGGMTLDKTLQMVRDFRAGDDTTPIVLMGYYNPIYSRGVDRFLTDAREAGIDGLIVVDLPPEEDEELCIPAQAAGLNFIRLATPTTDDARLPAVLSNTSGFLYYVSITGITGAAAPQAADVAPEVARIKSATDIPVIVGFGITTSEAARTIAGVADGCVVGSAIVSRIAEGEPVADVLAFVKSLSDGAHAA, from the coding sequence ATGACCCGTATCGACGACACTTTCGCGCGCCTGTCCGCATCCGGCAAAAAGGCCTTCGTCTCCTACATCATGGCGGGCGATCCGGATTACGCGACCTCGCTTGAGGTCATGCGGGGTCTGCCCGCTGCCGGCGTCGACATCATCGAATTGGGGCTGCCATTCACGGACCCGATGGCCGACGGCTCCACCATCCAGCTGGCCGGGCAACGCGCCCTCGACGGTGGCATGACACTGGACAAGACGTTGCAGATGGTCCGCGATTTTCGCGCCGGGGACGACACGACGCCGATTGTGCTGATGGGCTATTACAACCCGATCTATTCGCGCGGCGTGGACCGGTTCCTGACCGACGCAAGGGAAGCGGGCATTGACGGGCTGATCGTCGTCGACCTGCCGCCCGAGGAAGATGAAGAGCTGTGCATTCCCGCCCAGGCCGCTGGTCTGAACTTCATCCGGCTGGCCACGCCAACCACCGACGACGCCCGCCTCCCGGCCGTGCTCAGCAACACGTCGGGGTTTCTCTACTATGTCTCCATCACCGGCATCACTGGGGCCGCCGCGCCCCAGGCCGCTGACGTGGCCCCCGAAGTCGCTCGCATCAAATCCGCCACCGACATACCGGTGATCGTGGGCTTCGGCATCACCACATCCGAGGCCGCCCGGACCATCGCAGGTGTGGCCGATGGCTGCGTCGTCGGATCAGCGATCGTGTCCAGGATCGCAGAGGGCGAGCCCGTGGCCGATGTTCTGGCCTTCGTCAAAAGCCTCTCGGACGGGGCGCACGCGGCCTGA
- the ihfB gene encoding integration host factor subunit beta encodes MIRSELIQKLSDENPHLYQRDVERIVNSIFEEVIDALAAGDRVELRGFGAFSVKKRDARIGRNPRTGESVSVEEKHVPFFKAGKLLRDRLNGHES; translated from the coding sequence ATGATACGCTCCGAGCTGATTCAAAAGCTTTCCGACGAAAACCCGCACCTCTATCAGCGTGACGTCGAACGGATCGTGAATTCGATTTTCGAAGAAGTTATCGATGCCCTCGCGGCGGGGGATCGGGTGGAATTGCGCGGCTTCGGGGCGTTTTCGGTCAAGAAACGCGACGCCCGTATCGGCCGCAACCCGCGGACGGGTGAAAGTGTCTCGGTGGAAGAAAAGCACGTGCCTTTCTTCAAGGCTGGGAAACTGCTACGCGACAGACTAAATGGTCACGAAAGCTAA
- a CDS encoding LapA family protein, whose amino-acid sequence MKILRYIKLLFLALVLLALVFLFFANNEPVTLNLMPDAMANAMGMRNEWTFPLFLVVTVALLIGIIVGYVLEWLREHRFRAEAKTQRREANRLNQEVAAMKGRKSDSQDDVLAILDDADTAR is encoded by the coding sequence TTGAAAATTCTGCGATATATCAAACTGCTGTTCCTAGCGCTGGTTCTTCTGGCGCTGGTGTTCCTGTTTTTTGCAAACAATGAACCGGTCACCCTGAACCTGATGCCCGATGCCATGGCCAACGCCATGGGGATGCGGAACGAATGGACCTTCCCGTTGTTTCTGGTCGTGACGGTTGCGCTGTTGATCGGCATCATCGTGGGATACGTGCTGGAATGGTTGCGCGAACACCGGTTCCGGGCCGAAGCCAAGACACAACGCCGCGAAGCGAACCGCCTGAACCAGGAAGTGGCCGCCATGAAGGGCCGCAAAAGCGACAGCCAGGATGATGTGCTGGCGATCCTGGACGACGCAGACACCGCGCGCTGA
- a CDS encoding phosphoribosylanthranilate isomerase, with amino-acid sequence MSEVAIKFCGLSRLEDVSAAAEAGARYVGFVFFPKSPRNVSIPQARELALAVPLGIAKVALVVNADDALLDEIVSQVPLDMLQLHGSETPERVAEIRARYGLPVMKAIGVAEAADLDAIDLYAPVADQLLIDTKKPKGAERPGGNGATFDWSLLAARKYWTVPWMLAGGLTADNVTDAVRTTGARQVDLSSAIESAPGVKDAARMQAFSAALTDG; translated from the coding sequence TTGTCTGAGGTGGCAATCAAGTTCTGCGGACTGAGCCGCCTGGAAGATGTGTCTGCCGCGGCAGAGGCCGGCGCGCGCTACGTGGGCTTTGTGTTCTTCCCAAAATCACCGCGCAACGTGTCCATCCCGCAGGCGCGAGAACTGGCTCTGGCCGTGCCCCTCGGGATCGCCAAAGTGGCCCTCGTGGTGAATGCCGATGACGCGTTGCTTGACGAGATTGTTAGCCAGGTGCCGCTCGATATGCTGCAGCTCCATGGGTCCGAGACGCCGGAGCGGGTGGCAGAGATCCGGGCGCGTTATGGCCTTCCCGTCATGAAAGCCATCGGTGTGGCCGAGGCCGCAGACCTGGACGCCATCGACCTATATGCTCCGGTGGCCGATCAGCTTCTGATTGATACCAAGAAGCCCAAGGGGGCCGAGCGCCCGGGGGGCAACGGCGCGACGTTTGATTGGTCGCTACTGGCGGCGCGGAAATATTGGACTGTGCCCTGGATGCTGGCGGGCGGTCTGACCGCCGATAATGTAACTGACGCAGTCCGCACCACGGGCGCGCGGCAGGTGGACCTCAGCTCCGCCATTGAAAGCGCGCCGGGTGTGAAAGATGCGGCGCGGATGCAGGCTTTTTCGGCGGCGTTAACTGACGGATAA
- the trpB gene encoding tryptophan synthase subunit beta — protein MPDDLLNSFMTGPDEKGRFGDFGGRFVSETLMPLILELEQQYEHAKTDDSFWAEMQDLWTHYVGRPSPLYFAKRLTERLGGAKIYLKRDELNHTGAHKINNVLGQIILARRMGKTRIIAETGAGQHGVATATVCAKFGLKCIVYMGATDVERQAPNVFRMKLLGAEVVPVTSGRGTLKDAMNDALRDWVTNVRDTFYCIGTVAGPHPYPAMVRDFQAIIGKETRDQMMAAEGRLPDTLIAAIGGGSNAMGLFFPFLDDKSVNIIGVEAGGHGVNEKMEHCASLTGGRPGVLHGNRTYLLQDEDGQILEGHSISAGLDYPGIGPEHAWLHEIGRAQYVSITDREALDAFQLSCETEGIIPALEPSHALAHVCKIAPDMPRDHLLVMNMCGRGDKDIFTVARALGWDMDGA, from the coding sequence ATGCCAGACGATCTATTGAACAGCTTCATGACGGGACCCGATGAAAAGGGCCGGTTCGGTGATTTCGGCGGGCGGTTTGTGTCGGAGACGCTGATGCCGCTGATCCTTGAGCTGGAGCAGCAATATGAGCACGCAAAGACCGACGACAGCTTCTGGGCCGAGATGCAGGACCTCTGGACCCATTATGTGGGTCGCCCCTCTCCGCTCTATTTCGCGAAACGTCTGACCGAGCGTCTGGGCGGCGCGAAGATCTACCTCAAACGCGATGAGCTGAACCACACGGGCGCCCACAAGATCAACAACGTGTTGGGCCAGATCATCCTGGCGCGGCGCATGGGCAAGACCCGCATTATTGCTGAGACAGGAGCGGGCCAGCACGGCGTGGCCACCGCCACGGTCTGCGCGAAGTTTGGCCTCAAATGCATCGTCTACATGGGCGCGACGGATGTGGAGCGTCAGGCCCCCAACGTGTTCCGCATGAAGCTTCTGGGCGCGGAGGTCGTACCGGTGACCTCCGGGCGCGGCACACTCAAGGACGCGATGAACGACGCCCTGCGCGACTGGGTCACCAACGTGCGCGATACCTTCTACTGCATCGGCACGGTCGCAGGTCCCCACCCCTACCCCGCCATGGTCCGCGATTTTCAGGCGATCATCGGCAAGGAGACACGCGACCAGATGATGGCCGCAGAAGGCCGCCTGCCCGATACGCTGATCGCCGCCATCGGCGGTGGCTCCAACGCCATGGGCCTGTTCTTCCCATTCCTGGACGACAAGAGTGTGAACATCATCGGGGTGGAGGCCGGCGGCCACGGCGTCAATGAGAAGATGGAACATTGTGCATCCCTGACCGGGGGTCGCCCCGGCGTGCTGCACGGCAATCGGACGTATCTGTTGCAGGATGAGGATGGACAGATCCTTGAAGGGCATTCGATCTCGGCCGGTCTGGATTATCCCGGGATCGGACCGGAGCACGCCTGGCTGCACGAGATCGGGCGCGCGCAATATGTCTCCATCACGGATCGGGAAGCGTTGGACGCCTTCCAGCTGTCATGCGAGACTGAGGGTATCATCCCGGCGCTGGAACCGTCCCACGCGCTGGCCCACGTGTGCAAGATTGCGCCCGATATGCCCCGCGATCATCTGCTGGTGATGAACATGTGCGGACGCGGCGACAAGGATATCTTCACCGTCGCCCGGGCCCTCGGCTGGGATATGGACGGGGCCTGA
- a CDS encoding DUF2237 family protein yields the protein MTFDKAPSLNVFGEALETCSSDPLTGFFRDGACETCAEDRGSHTVCCVMTAEFLAFSKYVGNDLSTPRPEHSFSGLKPGDGWCVCASRWMQAAEEGAAPLVKLDATHQRALEIIPLEMLEAHALGAVK from the coding sequence ATGACGTTCGACAAAGCCCCCTCTCTCAACGTTTTTGGAGAGGCACTTGAGACGTGCTCATCGGACCCTCTGACCGGGTTCTTCCGAGATGGCGCGTGCGAAACCTGCGCAGAGGATCGCGGATCTCATACCGTGTGCTGCGTGATGACGGCAGAGTTTCTGGCGTTCTCGAAATACGTGGGCAATGACCTATCCACGCCCCGGCCGGAACACAGTTTCTCGGGCCTCAAACCCGGTGACGGATGGTGCGTGTGCGCCAGCCGCTGGATGCAGGCGGCGGAAGAGGGTGCGGCGCCGTTGGTAAAGCTGGATGCCACGCACCAGCGGGCGCTGGAGATCATTCCGTTGGAGATGTTGGAAGCGCACGCCTTGGGTGCTGTGAAGTGA
- a CDS encoding DUF2332 domain-containing protein produces MSARLRAAFASQGRATAKLGSPFMARLMPLIGQNLDDSTAVGHRCLAWDGDVSAAGQSVPLRLAGALHGLVLDGTDARLTAAYPPNTVDDDTLWQAVLESLTTHEARIMDWLDRPPQTNEVRRAAAVIAGIWWALGQVGQTPVILTELGASAGLNLSLDRFALSMGRGLHVAPQSSVRLKPDWTGPFVRPHPIHVTTRAGVDLSPLDPKDPTDALRLLAYIWPDQPERMARTRAAIALSDTRVDADDAAPWLAQRLADPWVGLHVVYTTIAAQYFSAKTVRDIAENLATHGANATPKAPLLHLAMEADDVRRGAALTASLWAGGPPVVTTLARVDFHGAWIEWQNGLSPDGPMGLG; encoded by the coding sequence ATGAGCGCGCGCTTGCGCGCGGCATTCGCCTCTCAAGGGCGCGCAACGGCCAAATTGGGCTCGCCCTTCATGGCGCGTCTGATGCCCCTGATCGGCCAAAACCTGGACGATAGCACGGCCGTCGGTCATCGCTGTCTGGCGTGGGATGGCGACGTCAGCGCAGCGGGTCAATCCGTGCCTCTGCGACTTGCAGGTGCCCTTCATGGGTTGGTCCTCGACGGCACCGATGCCCGCCTTACTGCCGCTTATCCACCAAACACCGTCGATGACGATACGCTGTGGCAGGCAGTTCTGGAGAGTTTGACCACCCATGAGGCTCGGATCATGGACTGGCTCGACCGTCCGCCTCAAACCAACGAGGTGCGGCGCGCGGCGGCGGTGATCGCGGGCATCTGGTGGGCGCTGGGTCAGGTCGGCCAGACCCCCGTGATCCTGACCGAGTTGGGGGCCAGCGCGGGCCTCAACCTGTCGCTGGACCGGTTCGCCCTGTCGATGGGCCGCGGTCTCCATGTCGCGCCGCAAAGCTCGGTGCGATTGAAGCCTGACTGGACCGGGCCATTTGTCCGCCCACATCCCATCCACGTCACGACCCGCGCGGGCGTCGACCTGTCGCCGCTTGACCCCAAAGATCCAACAGATGCGCTGCGGTTGCTGGCCTACATCTGGCCCGATCAGCCCGAGCGGATGGCGCGGACCCGCGCGGCCATTGCCTTGTCTGACACGCGCGTCGATGCCGACGATGCGGCGCCGTGGTTGGCGCAACGGCTGGCCGATCCCTGGGTCGGGCTCCACGTTGTCTACACGACCATCGCCGCGCAGTATTTTTCAGCTAAGACTGTAAGGGATATTGCTGAGAATCTGGCGACCCACGGAGCCAACGCGACGCCCAAGGCTCCGCTGCTCCACCTTGCAATGGAAGCCGATGATGTCCGGCGCGGTGCGGCTCTGACCGCATCGCTTTGGGCTGGAGGACCGCCTGTCGTGACCACTCTCGCCCGCGTCGACTTTCACGGCGCGTGGATCGAGTGGCAGAATGGCCTTTCGCCCGATGGCCCAATGGGCTTAGGCTAG
- the pth gene encoding aminoacyl-tRNA hydrolase translates to MQLWVGLGNPGAKYAGNRHNIGWMAVDRVAEDHGFAPWRAKFQGEVSEGVLDGEKVLLLKPTTFMNLSGQSVGEAMRFYKLDSTDVTVWHDEIDLAPAKIRVKAGGGHAGHNGLRSIHQHIGPHYDRVRLGVGHPGHKDRVPGYVLSDFAKADAGWLDDVLRGVSDGAPHLARGDGGKFLNAVALRVAPPRSSTSKPKAQDNREDAAQAAEERSETRTPPEARPEDTRSALQKLADKFR, encoded by the coding sequence ATGCAGCTATGGGTGGGCCTGGGCAATCCGGGCGCAAAATATGCGGGCAACCGCCACAACATCGGCTGGATGGCCGTGGATCGCGTGGCCGAAGATCACGGCTTTGCCCCGTGGCGCGCTAAGTTTCAGGGTGAGGTGTCCGAGGGTGTGCTGGATGGCGAGAAGGTGTTGTTGCTCAAGCCCACCACGTTCATGAACCTCTCCGGTCAATCGGTGGGCGAGGCGATGCGGTTCTACAAGCTGGACAGCACCGACGTGACCGTCTGGCATGATGAGATCGATCTGGCCCCCGCCAAGATCCGCGTGAAGGCGGGCGGCGGTCATGCGGGTCACAACGGTTTGCGCTCCATTCACCAGCACATCGGGCCACATTATGATCGCGTGCGGTTGGGTGTGGGACATCCCGGTCACAAGGATCGGGTGCCGGGCTACGTGCTGAGCGATTTTGCCAAGGCGGATGCGGGCTGGCTTGACGACGTGCTGCGCGGGGTGTCGGACGGCGCACCGCATCTGGCCCGGGGGGATGGCGGCAAATTCCTCAACGCAGTGGCCTTGCGGGTCGCGCCGCCACGGTCGTCGACCTCAAAGCCGAAGGCTCAAGACAACCGCGAGGACGCTGCGCAAGCAGCGGAGGAGCGGTCTGAAACCAGGACGCCCCCGGAGGCACGGCCCGAAGACACGCGCAGCGCTTTGCAGAAACTGGCGGACAAGTTTCGATGA
- a CDS encoding zinc-dependent alcohol dehydrogenase family protein, translated as MKGTTMDNLPDTMRALMLHGPGDRLSLEDVPRPKPGAGEVLVRIAASPINPSDLAMLAGEYGLRWPYPLIPGLEGSGVVLGAGSGVMGRVVMGKNVALVGEKQGLWADYAVVPASRVLPLPKDMPLGAGASSFVNPLTAIALVGEVRRAKQWCAISTAAGGALGAMIRRRAKEKGVKIINIGRKHAQVEALKAEGARFVLDEAAADFDADLAALCKDLRCRMAFDAVGGQLTFRVGQALRSGGQILVYGGLSGAPASVHPGTMIFKGLTVKGFWLSQWLAKKTAPQMLLMTREVTKGLQSGFAQTQVARHVPLELAADAPDDYARNMSGGKILISTGAYPLGL; from the coding sequence GTGAAGGGAACGACAATGGATAACCTGCCTGACACGATGCGCGCGCTGATGCTGCACGGGCCCGGAGACCGGCTGTCGCTGGAGGACGTGCCGCGCCCCAAACCCGGTGCGGGAGAGGTTCTGGTGCGAATTGCGGCCTCCCCCATCAACCCGTCGGACCTTGCGATGTTGGCGGGGGAATATGGGCTGCGCTGGCCCTATCCCCTGATCCCCGGGCTTGAAGGCTCCGGCGTTGTCTTGGGGGCAGGCAGTGGCGTGATGGGCCGCGTCGTGATGGGAAAAAACGTGGCTTTGGTGGGCGAGAAACAGGGGCTTTGGGCTGACTACGCCGTGGTGCCTGCAAGCCGCGTCCTGCCGCTGCCAAAGGACATGCCCCTGGGGGCCGGGGCCAGCAGCTTCGTGAACCCGCTGACCGCCATCGCGCTTGTCGGCGAGGTGCGCCGGGCCAAGCAATGGTGCGCAATCTCCACCGCCGCCGGAGGGGCCCTGGGCGCGATGATCCGCAGGCGCGCGAAGGAGAAAGGCGTCAAGATCATCAACATCGGCCGCAAGCATGCGCAGGTGGAGGCGTTAAAGGCCGAGGGCGCGCGGTTCGTGCTGGATGAGGCCGCCGCCGATTTCGACGCGGATCTGGCGGCGCTGTGCAAGGACCTGCGGTGCCGGATGGCCTTTGACGCCGTTGGTGGGCAACTGACCTTCCGCGTGGGCCAGGCGTTGCGCAGCGGCGGACAGATTCTTGTTTACGGCGGACTGTCGGGCGCACCGGCAAGCGTCCATCCCGGCACGATGATCTTCAAGGGTCTGACCGTGAAGGGATTCTGGCTGTCGCAATGGTTGGCCAAAAAGACCGCGCCGCAGATGTTGCTGATGACGCGCGAGGTCACGAAAGGTCTGCAATCGGGCTTCGCGCAAACCCAGGTCGCGCGTCATGTTCCACTGGAATTGGCCGCAGACGCACCAGACGACTACGCCCGCAACATGAGCGGTGGCAAGATCCTGATTTCCACCGGAGCTTACCCTTTGGGGCTATGA
- a CDS encoding FkbM family methyltransferase: protein MTPPPTPSSQDMDPVYRLNGVDLAVPDGLANASIIEKLANGTYEEDEARSVDRCVRSGFRVLELGAGLGYVGTLAARKTEPGNVLSVEANPDLIPVIRSNHARNGVEDISLMHGAVVGYAEEAATASFHIADGFTGSRLGARGGRQVEVPLIGFHELIRAHRPHVVLMDVEGAEAAYFDRSWKCPLRFCVMEIHPKQYGAEVIKKIIDRMSAMDMTYDPVTSRGKVLGFRKVWSEGT from the coding sequence ATGACGCCACCTCCAACGCCTTCGTCCCAGGACATGGATCCGGTCTATCGCCTGAATGGCGTCGACCTGGCCGTGCCCGATGGGCTGGCCAACGCTTCGATCATCGAGAAATTGGCCAACGGCACCTACGAGGAGGACGAAGCGCGATCCGTGGACCGCTGCGTGCGATCCGGCTTTCGGGTGTTGGAGCTGGGGGCTGGTCTTGGGTATGTCGGCACGCTGGCCGCCCGGAAGACCGAGCCCGGCAATGTGCTGTCGGTGGAGGCCAACCCGGACTTGATACCTGTGATCCGGTCCAATCACGCCCGCAACGGCGTGGAGGATATCAGCCTGATGCACGGCGCTGTCGTGGGCTACGCAGAGGAGGCTGCCACCGCGAGCTTCCATATTGCGGACGGTTTCACCGGTTCGCGCCTTGGGGCGCGCGGCGGGCGCCAGGTAGAGGTGCCGCTGATTGGGTTCCATGAGCTGATCCGCGCCCACCGCCCCCATGTGGTCCTGATGGATGTGGAGGGGGCAGAGGCGGCGTATTTCGACCGGTCCTGGAAATGTCCGCTTCGGTTTTGCGTGATGGAAATCCATCCCAAGCAATACGGCGCGGAGGTGATCAAGAAAATCATCGACCGGATGAGCGCTATGGACATGACCTATGATCCGGTCACGTCACGGGGCAAGGTGCTTGGCTTCCGCAAGGTCTGGAGCGAGGGGACGTAG
- a CDS encoding DUF1203 domain-containing protein: protein MSYRITGLSPAPFTSLFGLSDAALAAQGAERVIADAPNCYPDRITMRDAEVGESLLLLNYQHQPASSPYQSSHAIFVLEGAETTYCAIDEIPPVMSHRLLSLRGFNAVDKIEDGRVVPGAEADATIRDMLDNDKIRYIHAHNAGHGCYAGLIERG, encoded by the coding sequence ATGTCCTATCGTATCACCGGCCTGTCGCCGGCCCCTTTCACGTCCCTGTTCGGCCTGTCCGACGCCGCGCTTGCCGCCCAGGGTGCCGAGCGTGTCATCGCCGACGCGCCAAATTGCTATCCCGACCGCATCACCATGCGCGATGCGGAGGTGGGCGAAAGCCTGCTTTTGCTGAACTACCAGCACCAACCCGCGTCGTCCCCCTACCAGTCGAGCCATGCGATCTTTGTCCTGGAAGGTGCAGAGACGACCTATTGCGCCATTGATGAGATCCCACCCGTCATGTCCCATCGCCTTCTGTCCCTGCGTGGGTTCAACGCCGTCGACAAGATCGAGGACGGGCGCGTTGTGCCGGGCGCGGAGGCCGACGCCACGATCCGCGACATGCTGGACAACGACAAGATCCGCTACATCCACGCCCATAATGCGGGGCACGGATGCTATGCGGGGCTGATCGAGCGGGGCTGA
- a CDS encoding 50S ribosomal protein L25/general stress protein Ctc has translation MAGEIPDLIAEARTGTGKGAARQARREGNVPGIVYGGGIDPLAINIPFNVLLKRLKDGRFLSTLFNMKVEGQDDVRVICRNVQRDVVKDLPTHVDFMRLKRTSKIALFIPVEVIGEEECPGLKKGGVLTMVRPEVELRVTAGDIPEQITIDLTGLEIGDTVTISSVELPAGAKATIDRDFVIANLTAPSGLVSAESEEDEDAPAADEVPATEVSEE, from the coding sequence ATGGCTGGTGAGATTCCTGATCTTATCGCTGAGGCACGGACGGGGACAGGCAAGGGGGCCGCTCGTCAAGCACGCCGTGAAGGTAACGTGCCCGGTATCGTTTATGGCGGCGGCATCGATCCGCTTGCGATCAATATCCCCTTCAACGTTCTGCTCAAGCGCCTGAAAGACGGTCGCTTTCTGTCGACGCTCTTCAACATGAAGGTCGAAGGCCAGGACGATGTCCGCGTGATCTGCCGCAATGTGCAGCGCGATGTCGTCAAGGATCTGCCGACGCATGTCGATTTCATGCGTCTGAAGCGGACCTCGAAGATCGCACTCTTCATCCCCGTCGAAGTGATTGGCGAAGAGGAATGCCCCGGCCTCAAGAAGGGCGGTGTGTTGACCATGGTCCGCCCCGAGGTGGAGCTGCGCGTGACCGCAGGCGATATCCCCGAGCAGATCACCATTGATCTGACGGGCCTTGAGATTGGCGACACCGTCACGATCAGCTCGGTCGAGCTGCCCGCTGGCGCGAAGGCCACCATCGACCGCGATTTCGTGATCGCCAATCTGACAGCGCCGTCCGGCCTTGTCAGCGCCGAGAGCGAAGAGGACGAAGACGCCCCGGCGGCCGACGAAGTTCCCGCAACTGAGGTCAGCGAAGAGTAA